The following are encoded together in the Oncorhynchus nerka isolate Pitt River linkage group LG23, Oner_Uvic_2.0, whole genome shotgun sequence genome:
- the LOC115106281 gene encoding normal mucosa of esophagus-specific gene 1 protein-like yields MSKCFTTRIISGRIVAYFNRRSGCSAHKDLGTLAAAGNLKIKMKSGFIQMLRKRKELIPLISIVALAAVGATSTSLYFLFTKKDVILNKSTNPEPWERLDPSKPQKLVTINQKWRPIKELELVKSMTK; encoded by the exons ATGTCTAAGTGCTTTACAACTCGTATCATCTCTGGTCGGATAGTAGCCTACTTCAATAGACGATCAGGATGCTCTGCTCACAAGGACCTTGGGACTCTGGCGGCAGCAG GgaatttgaaaataaaaatgaaGTCTGGATTTATTCAGATGCTGAGGAAGAGGAAAGAG ctcattcctCTGATCAGCATTGTGGCATTGGCTGCTGTAGGAGCCACCTCTACCTCACTCTACTTCCTATTTACAAAGAAGGATGTCAT CTTAAATAAAAGCACAAACCCTGAACCCTGGGAGAGACTGGACCCATCTAAACCACAGAAG CTGGTCACTATCAACCAGAAATGGAGGCCCATTAAAGAGCTGGAGCTGGTGAAGAGTATGACCAAGTGA